From the genome of Acidaminococcus sp.:
TTATCTTTATTTATCTCAAAGAAGATATTGGTGGGTTTTCTTTTCATTTGACAATATAATTTTGTTCATTTCATACTTTCCTTTTTTTTCAACTCTGGACGGTTCTGTCGATACTGTCCAGAGTTGAATTTGTCATCATTGGAAGTACATGACTTAATCTTATATCACAAAGGATATGTTATTATGAAGTTGATAATGCTGATGGAAAATCGCGGTTCTGCCAACAGATCACTTATCAATGAATTTGGATTCTCTGCTTATGTAGAATGTGATGATCTGAATATTTTGTTTGATTTTGGCCCCAATCTTGATACTCTTAAGAATGTACAGGCATTAAATATACACCTTGAGAAAGTTGATTACCTGATTGGGAGTCACGGACATTTTGATCATTCCGGGGGATATCCTGCGTTTTTAAGGGCAGGCTGCCATAAACCATTTATTACGGGTGAAGGATATTTCAATGAAAAATATTCTCTTGATGGTATCCGTGCTACCTATTTGGGGAATAGTTTTGACGAGAATCTACTGAGACGAGAAGGAATAGAGCACAAAGTTTGTAAGAAAGTTCTAAAGTTAAGTGAGACGGAATTTATAATGGGTGGCTTTAAAAGAGTATATGATTTTGAAATGATTCCGGATCGATTTTGTATACGAAATGGAAATACCCTTGTAAAAGATAATTTTGATGATGAAATCTGTTTTGTCCATAAAATGAAAGATGGTCTTTTTGTCCTGGTGGGCTGCAGTCATCCTGGAATTTTGAACATCCTTAGTTCTGTTAAGGAATATTTTGGAATGCCAATTATAGGTGTTGTTGGAGGAACACATTTAAAAGATGCCTCTGAAGATCGGATTCACCGCACAATTCAAGTCATTAAAAGCTTCGGCATCAGTTTTATTGGTTTTAATCATTGTACTGGGGAAAAATTTGAAAATCTTATTAAGGATGAAACTAGTATCAAAGCAGTTCATTTGGGAACAGGTGATGCTTTGTTTATCTGATTTATTTGTACTGAAGTCGGCGAGTATCTGTAATGAAGCTGCTCTATAAATTTATTTTTATTGCTTTTTAGTTGCCCATTTTTTGTTCTTTTGTTATAATTAGCGGGATAAAATCATTTGCTTCTGCCGCCGGGCAGACAGTTTCGGATGGATCGCGCCAGGCAGATTCGTCCTGATACCGGATTTCGTGTCAATAGGCCTTTGAAGACACGGAATACCGGTATTTCTGTTTTTTTGGAGGGAATTTGATTATGCAGTGGATTTATCTTTTACTGGCAGGAATTTTTGAAATTACCTGGGCTGTGGCAATGAAGTATTCGGAGGGATTTTCCAGAATTTTGCCGAGTGTGATTACGCTTGTCTTTTACGTGATGAGCGCCATTTTCTTATCTTTGGCACTGCACAAGCTGCCGCTGGGAACAGCGTATGCCATGTGGACCGGATTTGGTATTATCGGGACGAGTGTGCTCGGGGTACTGCTCTTTCATGAGACGATGACTCCGGCACACCTGGTTTGCGTTCTCCTCATTGCCGGCGGTATCGCCGGCTTAAAAATACTGGGGTAAACGCAACAATCTTTTGCCTCAAAGGACGGCACCGTTTATTTCTGATATTCTCGATGGCAGCCTTTGCCGGTTTGACTTTTTTCTCTGTGAAGTATAAAATAAAAATGTTACAGTGCATGGCACGTTATAATTCAATAGTAAGACAAAGTGAGTGAACAGGGTTCACGAAGGGGAGCACCACCGCGGGTGCTATTCTTTCGTGAGCCCTTTTTGATTTAAGGGGGATTATTTTGATGGCTGCTTTTAGTTACGTGCTCTTGACGGACCGTAAACTTTATTCCGAGCCGGTCCCCAAAGTCATTAGCCGGGCTTTAACACAGCTTCATCCCATGCCCGGTGCTGTCATTGTTAGGGAAAAAGACTTGCCTGAAACGGCTTATGAAAAGCTTCTGGCAGAGGTAATGGCCGTTTGTGCTCCTTATGGTGTTCCCGTTCTTGCTCATGCTTTTCCGGATTCCTATGTCCGTCTTCATGCAGCTGGCGTACACATGCCGCTCTTTCTGTGGCGGGCTTATTCCAAAGTGCATCCGCAGCTCAAAATGCTCCTTTCTGAAAGCGGCAGAAAGGCTGCGGAACATCCTTGTGGCCTTGGAATTTCAATTCATTCTGAGGCTGAAGCTTTGGAAGCACTCCATTTGGGCGCTTCTTATGTGACGGCCAGTCCGATTTTTCCTACCTCTTGCAAACCCGGTGCGACAGGAAAGGGAACAGCGTTTATTGCCCGGATTCATGAGCTGACCGGTCTTCCCGTGTATGCACTGGGAGGGCTGCAGTGGCCTGACGAGCGAGAAACTCAGTTCAAATTATGCGGGGCCGCCGGCGCCGTCGTCCGTTCCTTTGTCACTAAACTTATTTAACGTAGAGACCGTGTTATGCTGCTGAAAGAGAAGCTATCTGCTAACTGCTAGCTGCAATCTGCCCTGATTTTCAGCTTAACTATCTGCCCGCACTGCGGTGCTACCCACTAATCACTATCCACTTATCACCCACTTTATGGGTGATACTGATTTTGCATATATCTCATCTCCTTAATAAAACACCGAAACCCGTCTTGAAGAAACGTGGAATCTTCAAGACGGGTTTCGGCGTTTAAGAAAAGAATTAAAGGATTTTATACTTCTTTTTCGAATTAACGTAATAATATCGGATGCGAGGTGAAAATAATGGAAATCCGGGTCATGACAATCAATGATTATGAGCAGGTAAACTTGCTTTGGCATGCTTCCAGCGGTATGCAGCTGCGGGAAATCGATGACTCCAGGGAAAAAGTAGCTAAGTTCCTGCGGCGGAATCCAGAAACTTCTTTTGTAGCCGTGGAAGATAAAATCGTAGGAGCTGTCCTCGCCGGTAATGACGGCCGGAGAGGGTATCTGTATCATCTGGCCGTAGCTGAAAAGTTTCAGCACCGACATATCGGAACAGCTCTCGTCAAAGCTGCGGAAGCGGCACTTTTGAAAGAAGGCATTCCCAAGGTAGGCATTCTGGTCTTCCGTAAAAATGATGAAGGTAATGCTTTTTGGGAAAAATTGGGGTACGTGGACCGGAGTCATCTCGTATATCGCAGCCGCGCACTTGTAAGGGAAGCCGAGTAAAATTGATGTATAAGAGAGCTGTGAAAAATAAAAAGCGCTTTTTGCTTTTGGCCTATGGCATTTAGCCTCGTCTGTAACAGTGTGTTAAAGTTTTTGATTCAAACAAAATGTGATATAGAACCTGAAATTTAACAGTTAACCTAAATTTTTTCATTTAGCCTTGCCTTCGGCAGAGGGGTTCATCACCCACCTCTTTTCGGAAGGCCCGATGTCATCGGGCCTTCCGAACTTACTTTCCTCCCCCACTTCGTGGTCCTTCCTT
Proteins encoded in this window:
- a CDS encoding MBL fold metallo-hydrolase, producing the protein MKLIMLMENRGSANRSLINEFGFSAYVECDDLNILFDFGPNLDTLKNVQALNIHLEKVDYLIGSHGHFDHSGGYPAFLRAGCHKPFITGEGYFNEKYSLDGIRATYLGNSFDENLLRREGIEHKVCKKVLKLSETEFIMGGFKRVYDFEMIPDRFCIRNGNTLVKDNFDDEICFVHKMKDGLFVLVGCSHPGILNILSSVKEYFGMPIIGVVGGTHLKDASEDRIHRTIQVIKSFGISFIGFNHCTGEKFENLIKDETSIKAVHLGTGDALFI
- a CDS encoding multidrug efflux SMR transporter, with the translated sequence MQWIYLLLAGIFEITWAVAMKYSEGFSRILPSVITLVFYVMSAIFLSLALHKLPLGTAYAMWTGFGIIGTSVLGVLLFHETMTPAHLVCVLLIAGGIAGLKILG
- a CDS encoding thiamine phosphate synthase, whose product is MAAFSYVLLTDRKLYSEPVPKVISRALTQLHPMPGAVIVREKDLPETAYEKLLAEVMAVCAPYGVPVLAHAFPDSYVRLHAAGVHMPLFLWRAYSKVHPQLKMLLSESGRKAAEHPCGLGISIHSEAEALEALHLGASYVTASPIFPTSCKPGATGKGTAFIARIHELTGLPVYALGGLQWPDERETQFKLCGAAGAVVRSFVTKLI
- a CDS encoding GNAT family N-acetyltransferase, which codes for MEIRVMTINDYEQVNLLWHASSGMQLREIDDSREKVAKFLRRNPETSFVAVEDKIVGAVLAGNDGRRGYLYHLAVAEKFQHRHIGTALVKAAEAALLKEGIPKVGILVFRKNDEGNAFWEKLGYVDRSHLVYRSRALVREAE